A DNA window from Gigantopelta aegis isolate Gae_Host chromosome 4, Gae_host_genome, whole genome shotgun sequence contains the following coding sequences:
- the LOC121370975 gene encoding cyclin-dependent kinase inhibitor 1-like: protein MPEKRKVRRCLFGRPDHDVLKKELEKTLRDVEDGSVQKQKWNFDFDIGRPIRNNGRIEWTKVDNDCYIPEFYRKGYSTKTKMFRGLHSSELLTQPSVPRSTTQLDTLSQGNTTTNCSPRVTDMADVRTQTESVQMDVAVVNSKRHVCGSSITKSRNGSAVQSTIPDHMAVRKRLRASPVDVYIAAKAPRM from the exons ATGCCGGAGAAACGAAAAGTTCGCAGGTGTCTGTTCGGGCGACCGGATCACGACGTTCTGAAAAAGGAGTTAGAAAAGACATTACGCGATGTGGAAGATGGCAGCGTGCAAAAACAGAAATGGAATTTCGATTTCGATATAGGTAGACCGATAAGAAATAATGGTCGTATCGAATGGACGAAAGTCGACAATGACTGTTACATTCCGGAGTTTTACCGAAAGGGTTATTCtacaaaaactaaaatgttcCGTGGTTTACATAGTAGCGAGTTGCTCACACAGCCGTCTGTTCCGCGATCTACGACGCAGTTGGACACGTTGTCCCAAGGGAATACCACCACCAACTGCTCCCCGCGTGTCACGGACATGGCGGACGTTCGGACACAGACGGAGAGCGTCCAGATGGACGTTGCTGTTGTTAACTCAAAGAGACACGTGTGTGGAAGTAGTATTACTAAATCTCGCAACGGCAGCGCCGTGCAATCTACAATACCTG ATCACATGGCTGTAAGGAAACGGTTACGGGCCTCTCCTGTGGACGTGTACATAGCCGCAAAAGCCCCCAGGATGTAG